CCACGGCGCGTTCGCGGGATCGCTCTTCGTCACACGCGGCAACCGATTGTGGCCCGGCCGCAGCGTTGCGATCCACTGCGCTTCCGCGAGCATCGCGCCGAGTTCGCCGCCAGTCGCGCGCCATTCGACGCGTCGCACCAGCTGCGCGAGCCGCAGGTCCTTCGACGACCGCCGCTCGCCGCTCAGATGCGAGCGCAACCGCTGACGCACCCGCACGCTGCGCCCGACGTACAGCGGCACATCGCCTTCGCCATAGAACACATATACGCCACAGCCCGCCGGCGCGGTGTCGAGCAGATCCTCGGTGATATCGCCGGCCAGCCGGTAGCGCCGCGTCGTGCGCTCGATCTGCGCGCGCAGCGCCTCCAGCGGCACGAGCGTCGGCAGCCGCTGCCAGAACTGCCAGATTAAATCGGCGTCGGCGAGGGCACGGTGGCGGTCGGACGGCACCAGCGCATGGCGTTCGACCAGCGCATCGAGACCGTGGCGCTTTTCGCCGGGAAACAGCGCGCGCGATAGCCTCACCGTGCACAGCACGTCTGGGTCGAACGCGATTCCCGCGCGGCGAAATTCGCTGCGCAAAAAACCGCGATCGAAACTCGCGTTGTGCGCGACGAACAGCTTGCCATTCAGGCGCTCGAACAATGCGGGCGCAATCGACTCGAACGTCGGTGCGCCGCGCACCATCTGGTTCGTAATACCGGTCAGTTGCTGGATGAACGACGGAATCGGCTGCTGCGGATCGATCAGGCTGCTCCAGCGCGATACGCCGGCCGGTCCCACTTCGACGACACCGACTTCGGTAATACGGTGCTCGCCAGTGGAGCCGCCGGTCGTTTCGAGGTCGACGAAAACAATGGGTGCATCGAGCGCCGGTTCCGGCGAAAGCAGTTCAGACATGGGACAAGAGATGGGATGCAGGAATTTGCGGCAAGTATGCACCAGTTGGACATCGTGCATCCAGGTCGCGCTGGTGGCGCGCTCGGAAAATACGTCGGCGTGAGCTCCGGATTCTGCGCCGCTACCCCGCGGGACGCTTAAGCCAGACGATTAATCCCGACATCGCTCGATCCGTTTCCACGCATTATCTACCAGGCGATAGTGCGTGTTGTTGAATTCGGCGTTTACCGAACACTCGAGCTTTCAAGTTAGAGGGAGCCGCAAACAAAAACCCTCGCGCGGCGGCGAGGGCTTTTATTCCACACTGCGCGCGCGGCGCGGCCGGCGCAGCGCATTCACAGCGACTGGATGTTGGCCGCCTGTTTGCCCTTGGGGCTGGTCTTGACATCGAACGACACGCGCTGGTTCTCCTTCAGCGACTTGAAGCCCTCGCTGCGGATCTCCGAAAAGTGCGCGAACAGATCCTCGCCGCCCGCGTCCGACGTGATGAAGCCAAAACCTTTAGCATCGTTGAACCATTTGACGACACCAGTTTCCATTTCCTGTTTCCCTCTGTGATTTATCAAAGCGGGCATTGCCCTTGAGTCGATCTAGCCGATTAAATTGGCTATGTCTGATCGGAACGAAATCAGAAACAGCCAATGAGATTCGGCCTTGCCGTTATACGGGGAACGGAGAATGGTCGTCAAGTAAACCTTTTATATGCGTTTAGCGTATAAAAGGATAAGACTTCAAATCACCCCCAATATAATCCGCCCCGTCACTTTTACCGGGAGCAGGTTAATCGAGGTCTGTCAGTGGGAAATTTTGCGCCATGGCGAATTTAAATGTAACAAAATCCATCATTGCGTAAGTGCTTGTCCGAGTTGTTGCGGCGCAGCCCCGCTCGCATGATGCCAATGAGTGGTAGCGATGCTTCGGGAGGTTGCCATGCTGTTCATCCAAATTCGCCGTCTCTTCGCCTGGTTCGTCCATCCTCACAAAAGGGTCATATACGATCAGCCCGCGCGAACCGTGGATTCGTCCACTGTTTTCGACTTCGATCCCATGTGGCACGGAGACCATTGGCAGAATCTGCTGTCCTCGCCGATGGATGCGCGACGTTACGTGATGGAAGACTGGACCGCATCCCCGCTGGAGGGCTGGGACGACGCGGAAGGTACCGCGCCCGCTCACTAGACCAACCCACGAAGGGCTGGGCCAAAAAAAAGCGCGACTGGAAGGTCGCGCTGACAAGGTTTGGAGATCTTTTTCGTCAATGAAAAAGTCTGCTTCGAAAAGCAGAAGTTTAAGTATAGCCGCGGTACGCCGTTTCGATTATTCGCACGATCAACAATCCTCTATTGCCGCGATAACAACAATCGCTTTTTCTCGTTCTATAGCGTTGTTTTTCCGCATCGTTGGGTGTCGCAAATCAGCAACGCACTTCTGGAAAATGCGCACGCCGACTCCTCCGACTGAGACGCAATGCCTTGGTGCATAAGGCTTTGGCGGCAATTGGGGATCGTTTCTGCTCGCGTAATACTTTATTGCGTGAATCGGAACGCCAACTGCCGGAACGGTCTATCTACACTTTGCGTAATCGGAAACCGGCGCGAAAGTAGTCGACGCGCTTCTCACGCGGATTTCGCTTCTCGCAGCGATCGCGTGAAGGTCTCCCAAAGCCAGGGTTTTATACCTCTCTCGCTCTCGGAGTTATATCAATGAAGAAGACACTCATGGTCGCGGCCCTGTCGGGCGTTTTCGTCACGGCAGCGCATGCGCAAAGCAGCGTCACCTTGTATGGCCTGATCGACGCCGGTATCACCTATTCGAACAACCAGCACGGCCATAGTAACTGGCAAATGACGAGCGGCTCGGTGAACGGCAGCCGCTTCGGCCTGCGTGGGGCGGAAGATCTCGGCGGTGGTCTGAAGGCCATCTTCACGTTGGAAAACGGCTTTGGCATTAACGACGGCACGCTCAAGCAGAACAGCCGTCTGTTCGGCCGGCAGGCTTTCGTCGGTCTGTCGAGCAACGAGTTCGGCGCGGTCACGCTCGGCCGTCAATATGACAGTATGGTCGACTACGTCGGCCCGCTCGCGCTGACCGGCACGCAATATGGCGGCACCCAATTCGCACACCCGTTCGACAACGACAATCTGAACAACTCGTTCCGTATCGACAACTCGATCAAGTACCAGAGCGCGAACTATGGCGGCTTCAAGTTCGGCGCGTTGTACGGTTTCTCGAACCAGGCTGCCGGCTTCGCGAACAACCGCGCATACAGCGCCGGCGCGTCGTACAACTGGGGCGGCCTGAACGTCGCTGCCGCTTACATGCAACTGAACGCCAACGGCGCAACCAGCGCGTCCGCGGCATTCAATTCGGGTGGCGCGGTGTCGGGCGACAACACGTTCTTCGCGCAACGTCAGCAAACGTGGGGCGCAGGCGCCAACTACGCGTTCGGCCCGGCGACGGTTGGCCTCGTGTATTCGCAGACGAACCTGCACGGGCTCGCCGGCATCAGCCAGACCGCATCGGGTATCCCGAACGGCGTGGCGTTCCCCACCAACAGCGCCCAGTTCCAGAACTTCGAAGCCAATGCCCGTTACGCTCTGACGCCGGCACTGAGCCTCGCGGCCGCGTACACGTACACCCGCGCGAACCTGTCGAGCTCGCACGTGCACTGGAATCAGGTCAACCTGCAAACCGCCTACGCGCTGTCCAAGCGAACCGACGTGTATCTGCAGGGCGTCTATCAGGCGGCCAACGAAGGTTCGATCGTCGACGCCAATATCAACGGCCTCGGCGCGGCTTCGAGCAACAACAAGCAGGTCGCCGTCACCGCCGGTCTGCGTCACCGCTTCTGAGCACCGCGCAAGAACTGGCAGCACAGAAGGCGCCGTTCGCGGCGCCTTTTTTATGGCCGAGCCGAAGCGGGAATTTGCCCGGCTCCGAGCAAGCTTGCGTGCATGCCCCGGTCTTCGCCGGTGGCCTAGCGCCCGCTATCAGGCGGCGGATACTTGACGTCGAGAATATCGATCGACTGCGGACCGGCCGGAGTGAATAGTGTGACCGTGTCGCCGACTTTGGCCTTCAGCAGCGCGCGCGCAATCGGCGAGATCCAGCTCACGTGCCCGACATCCAGGTCGACCTCGTCGATACCGACGATCGTCACCTTATGCTCTTCGCCGTCCTCAGTGGCATAGTCGACCGTCGCGCCGAAGAACACCTGATCGACGTTTTCCTGCCGGCTGCTATCGACGACCTCGGCCAGATCCAGCCGCTTGGTCAAAAAACGAATACGCCGGTCGATTTCGCGCAGACGGCGTTTGCCGTAAATG
Above is a window of Paraburkholderia sprentiae WSM5005 DNA encoding:
- a CDS encoding exonuclease domain-containing protein, whose protein sequence is MSELLSPEPALDAPIVFVDLETTGGSTGEHRITEVGVVEVGPAGVSRWSSLIDPQQPIPSFIQQLTGITNQMVRGAPTFESIAPALFERLNGKLFVAHNASFDRGFLRSEFRRAGIAFDPDVLCTVRLSRALFPGEKRHGLDALVERHALVPSDRHRALADADLIWQFWQRLPTLVPLEALRAQIERTTRRYRLAGDITEDLLDTAPAGCGVYVFYGEGDVPLYVGRSVRVRQRLRSHLSGERRSSKDLRLAQLVRRVEWRATGGELGAMLAEAQWIATLRPGHNRLPRVTKSDPANAPWPFEGPIVFEEREDAQRIFHVVDGWRYLGHAPSLVQAAQLHASTMAGPFELSTYRILQSGLARGLRVMPLSVSRDARESSIVV
- a CDS encoding porin produces the protein MKKTLMVAALSGVFVTAAHAQSSVTLYGLIDAGITYSNNQHGHSNWQMTSGSVNGSRFGLRGAEDLGGGLKAIFTLENGFGINDGTLKQNSRLFGRQAFVGLSSNEFGAVTLGRQYDSMVDYVGPLALTGTQYGGTQFAHPFDNDNLNNSFRIDNSIKYQSANYGGFKFGALYGFSNQAAGFANNRAYSAGASYNWGGLNVAAAYMQLNANGATSASAAFNSGGAVSGDNTFFAQRQQTWGAGANYAFGPATVGLVYSQTNLHGLAGISQTASGIPNGVAFPTNSAQFQNFEANARYALTPALSLAAAYTYTRANLSSSHVHWNQVNLQTAYALSKRTDVYLQGVYQAANEGSIVDANINGLGAASSNNKQVAVTAGLRHRF
- the greB gene encoding transcription elongation factor GreB, which translates into the protein MNKAFVKESSEDSDDDLDVAQPDVPAGTKNYMTPAGHRRMREELLHLIDVERPEVVKLVSWAASNGDRSENGDYIYGKRRLREIDRRIRFLTKRLDLAEVVDSSRQENVDQVFFGATVDYATEDGEEHKVTIVGIDEVDLDVGHVSWISPIARALLKAKVGDTVTLFTPAGPQSIDILDVKYPPPDSGR
- a CDS encoding cold-shock protein; translation: METGVVKWFNDAKGFGFITSDAGGEDLFAHFSEIRSEGFKSLKENQRVSFDVKTSPKGKQAANIQSL